The genomic interval GTGGTACATGTCAATGAGCCGACGCCATCGCAATTGATGCATCGAGAGACTTCCTTCTCATCCCCACCAAGCACTACTGTCACTGAGCCAGTTCCTGTGCAAAATCTGCATTTCTCTGGGAGGACATCATTTTTATGAGAGTAAAGATCTGAAACAGCCATCGCTAGTTCAAAATGGCAAGCATCATAGACAATCATATTAACAAACCCTATGACTGCTCCCAGTGTCATCTCAATTAGCTTAATGTTGCCTAAAAATTTGTGAGTTCCATATGGAATTGCAGTTGAATAACTGCCCTTCCTTTTATAACTATTTGGTAACCAGATTGTGAGTTTGCCCAATTGAGCCAACCTGGTAATGTATTTTAGAACTAAAATCCAGCTACAAAGAGTTAGTGCCGTGTCCATTAAACTAGGAAAAGTGAAACAGTTTGTTTAGTCAAAGCATTCAAGGGCATTTACAAATATCCGTAGCTGCTCAAGCATTCAATTGGCTTGAACCGATAGTatacttgaaaggaaaaaacagaCCGACGAGGATTCTATTTACAATCTCTCCACCCATGTTTTACCAAAACAGACAATTCACAATTGAAATCAATTGACTATTTACTTACGCGCGCCGGTGCCACTGCAGGGGAAGCATGGCTGAGTGTTTTCTCGCTGTGCCTGCAGCCATATAGAAAAGCCTCAAAATTCCATCAGGTCAAAACAAAACAGGATTACCCATTTAGCATCGCAATTTTATGGATATTCTAGAAGATAGGGGGCGAGGTAAAAAGCACTTACAGCATTATCAATTTGGGTTTCATAGAAGACTGGAATGCCTATCCCAACTGCAACGCTCACAAGCCCAACCGATATTGCCACTACCTGAACCCGATATTTCCCAAGTCACTGCAACGCTCACGttatagagagaaaaaaggaatgCCAATAATAAAACATGAAAGTGGGTGGACAAAGAACCGTGTTTTGATCGAGATCAAGAGCTCGAATGCATGGATAAGACGCTGGGGAGCGTTGATTTCTGCTCGCGGGTCTGTAGGGGAGAAAAGAAGTGGTGGAAGAGAGCTTGAGAGGGCGACGAAGAAAGGGAGAGTGGAAACGAGGGAGCGAAGGTGCTAGTGACATTTCTCAGCTTCGCGCTTCAATTTTGCGGTCTGCGTCTGCGGTCTGCGTCTGCGTCCCTGACAGTTGACACGCACGGTGCGAGAGGCGGTGTTAAAATTGAAGTCCAGGGGCTGTGGTGTGTGGATTCGGATAATGTGGGGGTTGGAAGTAGGAGCAGACGAACGTTTACCACCAGACAGTTTGTGAGACATCGGCGTATCACTCGAACAACATTTGTGGGCTCAAAATTTATCTTAGCCCAATCTGTTTGTGACCTCAAAACCAAAGGGGCTCAAGGTTTCATGTCACAAAACAAGACCAATACCTATGGTTTTCCAAGCAGCTGGACCTGGATTCAGACTTCAGCCCAATGCATGCCTCCTAGTCATAATTTCGGATTTAACggtacaagaaaaatatttgtaaattcaTTTATTAAGGGATCAAATATATCACTAATGTGTTAATCTGTCACATCAGttagtataaatttttataattataagtcgataataaattatatgataagTAATGTGTTTACACGTAAGcttgtaaataacaaaatccacagaacaaaaaaaatatataaaccaaaaacttTGGCTGTCTCTAAGAATATGCTATATTTGTTAAGAGCGGTGATATGGTTACTAATCTATTACTATCAATTTACTACTTATCAATTTactacttaatcattaagaaaaaattaaaaaaatatataattttactaatagtcacttccttaaccattaagtaaaataaaaaattaaaaaaaaaataaatctaaaaagagtaataaatgaATAGTAGAATGATAGTAACCCTGTCATTTTCCATTTGTTAATCTATTGATTTTTTAAGACAAGCTGATCAAAGAGCTACCCTAAAAGTAAAGTAACAAAGGCATTGAAGTTGCTTGAAATGGAAGAAATAAAATTCCATTTGTTTTTGGTAAGGTTAAAGGTGAGAACATTCCATCATTGTAGGAGTATCAGGCATGAGCTGGAGGGTCAATGGAAAAAGGAGTTcgatgagagagtgagagagtgtgtgtgtgtggaggagaggaggagacAAGAGAGCGACAGGCCACCAACCTATTATAATGAAGGAGCACATGAGATAGGAGGGTGAACTTAACGTTGGACCCAAAGAAAAATagggttataaattataaataatgcAACAAGACGCACCTTGTCCCGCAGAGTGGAGGCCTACTTACCAGTAGCAGCATTC from Juglans microcarpa x Juglans regia isolate MS1-56 chromosome 4S, Jm3101_v1.0, whole genome shotgun sequence carries:
- the LOC121263162 gene encoding protein SPA, chloroplastic, which codes for MSLAPSLPRFHSPFLRRPLKLSSTTSFLPYRPASRNQRSPASYPCIRALDLDQNTVVAISVGLVSVAVGIGIPVFYETQIDNAAQRENTQPCFPCSGTGAQKCRFCTGTGSVTVVLGGDEKEVSRCINCDGVGSLTCTTCQGSGIQPRYLDRREFKDDD